A window of Calypte anna isolate BGI_N300 chromosome 5A, bCalAnn1_v1.p, whole genome shotgun sequence genomic DNA:
TCATCATCAGGCTTCCTAGCTCACCCTGCTGTCCAATAACCCCAGTGACAAGGTACCTGTCTGACTTCCTCTGAGTGATTTTATCCACTGATGGAAAAGCACAATTTTCTCAGTCTGTCCTTTTCCATCCTTAATGTCCAGCTACCACCAGCATACTCAAGTTTTTTTGTTGGGCTGGTATCTTGACTACATCTGATTAAAAACTCTCACACACAGATACCACCCAAGCTATCTGGATGCTGTAGAaaatttctcctctctgttaAGAGCAACTGatcacagcaaaaaaagaagaaacaccaCAAAATAGTTTCTTTGGATTGGTCTGAATATATATCAAATTCTCATTCCCCTTCTATGCTTCTTCTTCACAGTCTTACAGTACAGTTCCAATTAAATTGTGTGCTTGAAGAGtaccaaaaccaaaagctggGCAGTCCACCAGTAGTGAGCAACAGAACATTTTTGGTTGAAAACTTTCTAAATTTTGGAACCATAGGACTACAAGCCTATGTTAAAAGACACAGGCGTATCACCTGAAGTCTGCAGTAAGAATTTGAcagattttatcttttctccCCCCTGCAGCCTATTTGCTTGTGGGACAGTGTGAAAAGCAGAAGCCTTGACCCTGTCTaggcactgctcagcagttAGAAACTGCTCTGCCCAATGGAAAATTTGGGGTGCAACTGCTGTGTGTCACAAAAGAGAACATGAGAGTTCAACTACTATTTATTAAAACAATACTAAAACCACCTTGCAAAGGACATAGCTTCTAGGCTGGGAACATTCAACCACTGTAATAGATCAGGAGCTAGAAAGACACCACGACAGAAAAACTTTGGTGGCAGTTCAATTTCATCTTCTGAGAATGTAACTTGGCTCAATTTGTTTgttccctcccaacccaaagcACAACTGCCACTAGGTAACAGTTTTTCCAAGCTGTCCAACTTACCATAAGAAAAGCTACCCAGGTTACTGCTGTACTTCCCACTGGGAGGGTTATAGATTTGCCTGGCATCCCTTTTTGGTCCTGCTGAAGCTTTCTTTGGGGGTGAACTTGAGGTTGTATCTTCACTTGCTCTTTTTTGactggcagaagaaaacaaaaccagatcatTACACCCCTGTGGTGACAACTACAGAAATAGCACTTTAGCCTCCAAGATTTACCACTGGAAGCCAGCAGCAGATGATGAAGATGCCCTgaataatatttcagaaaagtaaGCTGTTCTCCTCTTGATTCAGTCTATTGCATCCCTAAAGCAAACTAAGATTATCATCCCACAGTCTTAAttccttccagggatggatgttATTTTTGATTGTGATGCTTTTAGCTCATATGCAGTgagcatttctttattttgtaaacagcaaaaaattaacaccaccattttctttttttttaaatgaaaaaaccctCTTACCTTGGATCTGCCTTCTGTACTGGTTTCCAGGACAGTGTAACTGTACTTTTATAAGAAGGAGGAATGTGGAAGAGATCCTGTGGAAGCAAAAATCAGTTTATTCTACAGCTAAATTAACGCTGACTGCACTTCACAATTTTAGCTTCCTACTGAGGCTCCAGAATGAGAGTTGCTTTCCAACaatttaaaatccttttcaaaGTCCCATGACAGAGGGAGAAGACAGCTGTAGCCAACAGCCTTACCTGGCTGCCTTAGCCCACACACTTTATTAGAGAATTAAATGAGACTTATATTAACAGAATAATGTCTTATACTAACCAAATGTGCTttctgcccctccctgtgcacATCAAGAATTGTATCATGAACTACAATGGCTCCTGCAGGGAGACCTTTGATAGCTTTCTGATGGTAAAAGAAAACCTCCTCAGAAGAAATCAGAAGAGTTTCAAGGGTTTTGGAAAGAAGGATCTTCCTGCAGATGTCTCCTAGATTCTGGAGAAAAAGGTTCTATACAGCAGCTTGCTTTGCCTCCTCTACATCTCCTTGCCTCTCTACAAACTATTCCTTGCTACTGCAGGAATGGAAATGACAAACAAGGTCTGCTGCTCCTGTGGGCAACCAGGTGCTACATAAAAGGGGCAGCAATGCCCtatctcagcagcagcaaaaactGAGCAGCTTGCATGAATGGCAGACTGATGGCTCTTCAGAAACAGTAAAGTGGAGAGCTACCCTGAGCTGGCTAACTGACTAGCTTAAGAACACTTAATGATTAATACAACTTTGTTCACacctattcctttttttttaattttttctgcataGATAACTGTGTGAATTTACTCCTTTATAATGTGAGGACTTACCTTGATTAAAACATTTATGTTATTGGTTATTTTCAAGGCAACCACTTTAATCttgttctgtaaaaaaaaaaaaagaaacaccactGAACACTCTTCTAGTAGCCTTAAATCATGTCAACTGCATTTGATGAAGTTGTAACATTAAACTGACTGCTCTTCCTGGTAAACTGTTGTAGCAGTAGTGAAAAGTGAGTGCTCTTCTGAGGTTTTATTAGAACTATTTTTAGGTTCCTTGCAGCTTTACACTAAACTAGTTGCTCTTGATGTCCCAGTGTACTTCCCACTACACTTTTACCCCTGGGTATATGAAAATCTCCCcttcaaaacaaaccacagagcaCAGTTGAGCCAAACATCTGTGGAAGCAGACAGCAGCTAACAGTAGAAACTAGAAGATCATCTTAGCTTGCAAAATGCAGTGCCAGGCAATATGCAGCTGTTAGCAGCATTATTTAATCTTTTCAATAAGATGTCAGCAGCATTATTTAATCTATTTGCATGCTTACAACAGACTGCAGCCCATTAATATGTGCCAGTGATTATTTCAGCAGGTCCAATTAGAAAAATCAGAATCCCCCAGCAGTACTTTACCTCCTCTGTTTTCAAGGCTTCCCCTGTTTTTCCTTGAAGTGCCAGACGGAGCTGTCGGATGTACACCTGCAGCCCACGAGCAAAATACTGTAgcctaaaaaaattaacaccaaCCTGTTAATAAGTTTTGCTCCCATAAAAGTACAAGCAAACAGAAGCTcttatctcctttttttcccctttaggAGAAATGCTCAAAATAAGGTTTTTATCCATCTGACTGGTGCTCCTCTAGCATCCAAgcaataaaagacaaaaaaaaaaagttctgttaGAAAGTGTGATTTTTTTGAACACTTGCCACTAAATAATTACCTGATCTTAAAGTCTTTCAACTTCTCTGCATTCAGCTTGGCTGTGAGGAAGTCTGGAAGTTTACGACCTAGCTGATGGAAGCTGTACAATAAACACTCCACGTAACTGAACTGCAACTTGGGCTCTTCATTGCCAGCATTCTCCCCATTCTCTGCCTCCTCTGGAGGAAGGGGCATATACTcctaatgaaaagaaaaacaaacacctgAGACACATCTCCCCAGCTGGATCCTTCTTTTGCAGTGTTTGAACTGGAGGGtttctttgtgtgtttcagAGGTATCCCCCACCGTCATCCCATGATGAATGGTTGCACCAAGTCCTGGTGCAGGTGGTTTGCCTACACTTGAGTGATCTGACACCCTCAGAGGAAGTGTTCTGGTAGCAAAGTTTCAGACAAAGCAGCTATGGACTGCACCAATGCTTCTGAAACAGCTCTCAGTTTGCTCAAAACTCTCAGTGCAGATGCAGCCTGTAATAAGATCAACAGGAGTCTCTCATCTCTGTAAAACTGAAATAGAACAAAACCCCCACGAGTTGATTGGATTAAAAGCATTCTGCAGGTAACAGCTCTATCTGTCTACAAAGGCTTTGATATGCAACATCACAGACAGAGTTATCTTGGAAACAGCCACTTTAGgaaaaagataacaaaaaataaCTCGTTGTGATTAaaacttttcaattttttttgaagtgttttacaTGAGTAAAAATTGAATGTCTTACCAGCAATTTATCAAACAGCTTCTTCAAATTTGATTCAAGCTTTTCCATATCACCACAAAATGAACTCATTTCAGCAAGAAGCTTCAAAACCTACACATAAAGACAGCCATGTTTTTGTGTGctcactgaaaaggaaagactTGATTTTCAGCCTAAAAGTGATGATCACATCATTATGGTTGGCAAAGTAGAGGCCAGCTATTACAGTTAAACCTCTCCCAAACACCAGGAAAGAACACGTGAAGGAACAGGTCCAGTCTGGTTTCCATGTCCTCAAAAGTTTGTGTCTCTAATCCCATCCAATAGTCAACAGGTAAACAAAACTTCACCTTCCACCTTCACAGCAGAGCTCTCCTTCAAAATGAGATTCTCAGAAATCTAAGATACAGCAGTGTTTAAAGTAAGCAAAATTACAGGCACCAAGCCATTCCCTTAGAAGGCTAAGTTAGCACAAGCCAACAGTCATTTCAGGAAAtgtgtgcttaaaaaaaaattaacagtaatATGAAGATGGTTACACTCATCCACTTAATTCTAGCACTGCTTCAAAGACTCAGGAGAAAGGAGACATGCTTCAGGAGGCAATGCTCAGTCATGCATGAGCACAGCAGAAGAGTTTTTATTTCCTAGTTTACCTAGCTTTCCTTCAAGTCaagggaaaacactgaaaaaaagaagtctgcaACTCTTAAAACAACTCTCTTTGCCTAAGATTGTtaatttttacaattttaaagacattttagCCTTGGCTTACCTCTAACTGGATATCAAGACCCTCCACTGGAGTAGTCAAAGAACTGAGGTTCGGCAGGACATGCTCACAGAAGTAAGTAACAAATTTTGTGGAATgaacatttttctgcaaaaaacacCACACATTATTCAGGCTGCTCTTCAAGTTTGAGGGAGTTAAATGTGTTTTCCCACATCACTCTCCCACCCTTATACATGCCTATCATGCAACTGTATctaaaagctttatttaattTCCCTCTCACACAAAGACCCTTCCAGAGGCTTTCTGCAACAGGGGCTGAAAAGATTGTTTATAGCCCAAGAAGAGGCCTTGAAGTGCTGCAATTGTTTGGCACCAGACCTGAAATAATCAAACGTGTCCATGGCTGAACCTCATGTGAGAAGATTGCCACAATTCACTTAGGTACCATCTTaagtttcaaagaaaatgttgaagAGCTGAGAATGAACACAAAAGCTCCTTGCATGTGATGGATTTAAGAATGTTTTTGAACATTTTAAtacagcaggagctgaaggCAGGGAAGGACTGATTTGCTCTCATCCTAACATCATAATTGAGAACCCCAACGAGAGGATTGGAGCCATTAACTCTCCACAATactctgcaaaataaatacttaCAGAGAAGAGAGGCACTGCCTGCCGAGTACACTGGAGAAGTCTGTCCACACAATCTGGGTCAGCTGGATTGAAGGTTTGTTCCAGGTCAGCTTGTTCAGCCACCAGCTCCACCAGTTGCTGCCTCCCACTTACTGTCTGTAAGCTTTTTAATCCTGACAATATTTTCATGAAGAGAACAAATTCCTCACCCGTCACATCTTCCAGCACCTTagcagaaaaaatcagaaaaggaatTTCAGTGGTGGTAGCTTGCAAAGCTctaagttaaaagaaaaaaaaagtatgcaaaTACTTAGCATTTCAGTTTAGCTTCtagatatttaaaaacacaagttTAGAAGAAGACATGGAAGCATGCAGTGTAGCTGTATGCACCTCCAAATTAAAGTAACTTACTTTGGATCAGCAGGAGACTGCATCTGTGCAATGCTTAACTCCACATGTGCCTTAAATAAGCAATGTTTGTGACAAGGGATGGTTTAATAATGCTTGTACAGAAATAAGACACTCACCTTCTTTGATTCAGTCAGTATGAACTCCTCTACTTCCTTTGTCATCACTTCCTCCGGCAGGGTTTTCAGTTTTGTAGAGAGGAACTTGATGGCTCTCTCTCTCACAATGTCCTCTCCCTGAAGGATTTGACTGAATAAGCCTCCCAGAGTCCCTGAGGGGAGGACAAATCAAGTGATGCAAACTGGTTTAGAGGAGCTGAAGCTTCTCTGCAGAACAAAAATGTTTCCTCCTCAAAGACCCcacaacacattttaaaataactgctatgCTGACTTAAGAAACCCCACAATCTTCCTGACATAGAAATCCACACTTTCACTGGTCTGTGTTATTCAGATCCACAGCTCCTGAGAAGTTCAGTATTGTTTGTAAAACTAAGCAAGAAGGGTGTGTCTCTGACATTTGCACTGTACTATAAAGATACACAATTAAATTCTGTTCTCATCCTACTAGAGTCTGGGAAACATTaatcaaagacatttttctagaaaaacatGTCCTTTACCTTTAGCATCCATCTTGAATATACTGAGCAAAGCATTGTTCACCAAGTTGAATTCCGCAGAatcatctgaaaagaaaaaaaaaaaaccaaataaaaccatGATATGCATTATCCTTGAAATGCAAGCATAAGagtagaaaaacaaagaatCCTGGTATCACACAATAAGTATTCTATATTGAGCATTTCATTATAAAGAAACATAACTGGTATTTTCAATGACTACTAGACTGAAGAAATAGCAAGCCACAATTATGAAAGcttgaagcaaaacaaaaaatctatTTGCCACTTCAACCTCCCTGCCAAAACTTAAACACTACAAATCTGATAGGactgaaaaactgaagttaTTATTCAGTACATTTAGTAATTTTAAGGAACAGCTGAATAAAAGAGCTGACCTTTACTAAATTAAGATAGAATAAAGGGTGATTTCTTTTTCAACCCTTTAAAAAGTCATCCACAGTATTGCTAGGTGTGAGGGAGAAACAATTTCCATTCTAAAactaaaaatggagaaatgtaGCAGTCTCAAAAAATAGTCTCTTCTGAGAAGCCTAGAGACTTAAATCAtgcattttaatacaaattGGAACTTCTAATATTTAGCACTCTATAACTTACTGAGATTAAACACATATTGTGTTTAAATTGAATACTGTTTTAATCCttaatttaaaactttgtaCCAAAATGGATTACATGCAATAAAATGCCTTCATGATTTTTAGAGTTCCTGAGTATCTGGACTAGAAATCCAATAACTCTCAGAAGGCAATTTACTGCAGTCCATCACTAGAGGGGTTTTTGctttggtgtggggtttttttccccccttttttctaCAGAGAGTTTCAGAGAACTTGAACTAAAACCCAActgttttatttgaaagaaagattttcagttTACTTTAGGAGAATCACCACCCTTTCAGCAGAAGTAGCAACACAACTGGACAGCAAGTATAAAGGGAGGAAAGCAGGACATGAATGGCACTGGGACAGACTGCTTTGTAACTAATTAAGAATCAACAGAAGACATTTTACAGAACTAGATGATACATTTTTAGATGTGCCACAAGGAGATTTGTCTCCTACCTGACTGTAGAAGCTGGGTAAGTATATCTGCTACCCGGGGAAGGTTATCTCCTGTGGCAAACTGAGGCAATTCCTTGATTGCTTGTCTCCGGATCTGTAAAAGTGTCAGTACAatgggtattaaaaaaaaggttaaaaaaatagaagtaattGCTAAAAAACCCCCTGTCAAATCATATACCAATATTTGGCAGAAAAATCAGCTAAATTTGACAAAATGTCTACATGTTCTTTTAATGTAAGTATCATGTTCCAAAAGCAATGTTGAAGTTTTAGGTTTTCATGGCAATCCAAACTTTGTCTTTGCTATGAAACCATTATGGAGTTTTAGTAAGTCTGACAGCTGTGCAGATGGCAGATCTGTCCTCTAGGTTTTGTTCCCAGCCTTAACAAAACCTTAAATCATCTGCCCAAACCACTCAAGATCTGATAACCAAAGATGCTCCAAAGTTACATCTTCTTGCAGCAACACAGAAGCACCATGAAGCACCTTCTGCAAGAAGAGAAGTCAGAACCACATCCCCACAGTTCTCaggtgaaaacaaaattttcttgCCCTCCCAGCAGGATTTGTTAGaataaattactgtatttttttttaaaggacaaaatGTAACAGATAACACAAATAAATTGAATCTTAGTTTTCTTTCACAGAGCTATTACTTGGCTCAATGATGAGAGTGAAAAAGACAAATGGAAAGAGATCTATCTTCCCACAGCCACACACAACAGATTCTTCTGTTGTTGGAATACAACTAAGTTTTCCAAGACCAAACCTCCCCTCCTGAAAGACAcagcctattaaaaaaaaaaaaaaaaaaaagagagagagagagaaaaagaacaaaagataaATTCAAGGCATCAGCTTGCTGCTGGGTTCTTATTCTTACAGAAACATCTTCATCCTCACAGAGGTCCAGCTGGGCATTGATAGCTGAGTCAGCCAGCTCAGGAAAATGCTTGAAGAACTTAGGGATAAACTGGGCTGCAAGCCTCTTCTCCTTGGCACCTCCTTTCACACCATCCAAGATAGCCTGGTATGCATCCTTGTGCTGAAAGAGGAAGAACAGGACACATGAAGCAAAAATCTTGGAGCATTCACAAGACAAGGGAAGGATTTTGTCTCTCCCACTCACTTCAGCTACTTAAGGGaactaaatttatttctttgtatgaAGGCTGTATAATATCTTTCTTAGACAGTGCCAGTTGATTAAAATTTGCCACAAATGACTGGTTTTTACTGCTATTCTGGTTTGTTTGTCTGTGCAAGTGCTGAAGACTCAAACTGCCAGCCCTAAGGCTAACAGGTCCTGCACACCACAGAGATCTTGGGGATCTATTCCCAGAGACCAGATGAAACCCAACCCAATCCTCCAGTGGCAATACAGGAATAAATACAggaataaatacagaatattcAAGCAACAGAATGGAATATTCTCAAGCTGCTCCAACTACAATTCTAGTTGATTTTGTGTCTGTGACTTGAGAATAAATGGAAGTCTCTGTTGTGCTTAGCTGTGTATTTGCAAAAGACAAGTCAGCATTACCAGGATGAGCCAAAATCACCATCTTCTATCATTTATCTCCCTCCTGCTTGTGCAAAGAATGCTTTAGACAACTTCCCCTACTCTGAACAGCAGAGGACTCTGCTTCACTTAAATTTCCCACAGCCACACAGATCATCACCCCTACCTGAAGAAAAAGCCCACCCCCAGCTGCAGTAATTCCCTCTCAAGCAAGCTGTATTTTAACATCCAGCACCAATGCTCCTTAAACCACCCCTACACCCTATTGATAAACCTCTGTGTTGCCAGGTTCTGACCCAAACTGAGACACTGATCTGGAaggaaaacaaccaaaagaaaacccagttGCTTTCCAGCTGCCCCACATCCCCACCCAGCTTGCTCTGTAGCTGCCAGCACACTGCACTCCCCAGCAAAGGCAGGAATGAGCCAgcacaaacacaaaccaacaatGAAACACTCAGTGTTCCACTCACAGCTTCTCAGGCTGCACattaagaacaatttttttttttttttttttttgtggaacaAAATGACTTAAAACTTAATCCATAATGAAAAAGCCTTCATGCAGCAATGAAAGAGCAGCCTGTGTGCCAGGAATTTGTACTACCTGACACCAACTACTGCTGCCACTGAGGCAAAATGCACTTCAGgcaggaatttttatttttttaccctgGCAGCACTGACTGCTCAAGAAGCAAGCAgcctacagcagcagcagcaccatccTCAGTTTGCTCATTTCCTCTCCATCTACACCTAAGCTGGTGAAAGTGTCCATTTTTATTGTGTCAATTGACCAATCATCCCTTAACTTCTCTGGATATGTTCTTCCAGCCATACCTTACAATGTCCTGTGACAATTTTCACCACGTGTTAAGGAGAAGTCTGCcttcctctttattttaaaCCTGCTTCCtcatatttgttttttttaaattctcaccTTCATCCCACTCATGAGGTTCACTCATCATAGCTGAGCACTTCCTCAACTGGAACACTCTTTGACAAGCTGAATATTTCTGGACTTTTAAACTGCTCTTCTTTATCTCATGCTTCTGCTTGtcaccctttttttcccccaccccctcatgttcagtttctttttttttggagagaGGGTGACTATGACTTTCTGGAGGGAGAGATCAGGTCCCTGAGGTTGTTAGGGGATTGAAAAGTAACCTGTGGGATAAAAACTGTTGGATCAGGAACAATCAGTCACAGGTTCTCAGAAGGCAAAAACTGGAGACATGACATAAGATGATGAGATGACAAGGTCAAAGGAGGTAACTCCATCCCAAAGGTTCATGAAGTCATGCAGGAACTTTCCACACAAAGTTTATGTGCCAGAAatctcagactggtttgggttggaagggaccttaaagctcccccagttccaacccctgcatggaaccccagttccaaccccttttaaatgtcaggaaaaaaccaaaaaaaccccaacaaaacaatcAGTAAAATTCACTGAACCACAGCCAAACAGGATACCCTGATTACACAGACACCAAGCCCACAAGACAAAGGTGGCAGAGCACACCAGAAATCATCattctctccttccccttggAGGTTCCTGCACATCTCCCACTGCTCCCTGCCACACGCTCCATTTCTTAGCCAAGCTGGAGTTTTTTCAGCCTCAGATGGCCActcctgccagagctgcccACACCAGTCAAGCTGCTGAGGGACGCAGGTTTGGTAAAGCAGCAACAGCATCTGTTTTATTCTGCAGCTCTCCCCACAGTTCTCAACATTTTAGTTGCCTTTTTTGATGATGTTTTCATTGGGACTGTCTGCAGTGATGCTTTCTCTCACGAGGGCATAATTATCAAGCAAAAGTGACAAGACTtgaattagaaagaaaaaatttctttaaaaacccccacattttAACAACCAGCATattatttgctcttttaaaGAACTTTCCTAATGAGCTGGCACAGTAGCATCTAGTTTAAAACCCACTGCTAGGCAGGGATGcccaaagctgcttttctaCTTCTGTGTATtataacctgaaaaaaacccccaaagtaTCTTGGAAcgagatgatcttaaaggtcccttccaaccctgacaattctaaCATTCTGTTTAGATGATCTGCTGATTTTTTAGAGTAGCCAGTCAGTAACATGAGAGCCTAATGCTAGCTTCAATAGGCCATAATATTTTGTATTGGGAATATACTAAGTCATCCTCTTTTAATAATTCAGTTACAGTACAAACATGGCACATCCTGCCAGGATTTTACAAGTAAAAACCTCTTTCAACCTTCCATTCTTGcctaaaggaaacaaacaaacaaacaagttgtgccaggggaagtttaggttagatattagaaagaatttctttacggagagggtgatcagacattggaatgggctgcccagggaagtagtggattctccgtgtctggagatatttcaaaagagactggatgtggcactcagtgccatgggctgggaaccgcaatggtggttcaagggttggacttgatgatctctgaggtcccttccaacccagccaattctatgattctaagtcaCCACCAACAAAAGGCTTCAGGCATCTCTCAAATCACAACAGACTTTCCCTTCCTCCAACAACCTCTTCAGCACAGAGGCTCTCGAAGCCCATGACTATCAGGCTCTTCCTTAAGGCCTGGCCAAACTCCCAGCCCCCATGCAAAACGCAACCCGACTCTACCTAACAAGGAGTTAATATCCACGACGCCACATTTACAAGATTTGCAGAGAGATCGAGAGGAGGATGGAAAAGCGACCAAAGTTCCGACCgcctctgcagagctgtacCCAGCCAACCACCCCCTGCGCCCCGTTTACCAAGGGGACCTAAGCCGAGACCAGCCTGGGGTGTCCTGTGAGGCGAGCATCCCGTTCCGTTctccccccgcccctccccgcgGCACCGGCGGCGCCGCCGCGCTACTCGAGCCCGAGGCCTAGCGAGGCCTTGCAGGCCGCAACCACGCCGCACCTGGCCCGCCGTCTCGGTGGCGTCCGCCAGGATCCCATAGTTGCGGTAGAGCTCCTCCACGGTGGGCATGGTGCGGCGGGAAAGGGGCAGGAACCGCCGCTAAACCGAGGCCGCCGCTgacgccgccgccgccaccgccggTGCCGAGGCCGCCGCTCGCCGCCCAGGCCGCCGCCGTCAGCACCACTGATGCAGGGGGCTAGAGCGGCCGCGGAGCGGTGTCGGAGCAGCGCCCCCATGCGGCTGGCGGTGCCGGTGGTGGTGCGGGAGGGGCTGAGGCGGGAAGGAGCGCGGCTCCCTCAGCTCCGGTGCGGGACAccgggggggctgcgggggaTACCGGGAGGCTCAGAGCGTGCCCCGGGGAGTGGGCTGCTGCTGAGAACACAGCACCTGGGGGAAAATGTTTCCCAGTCAGACCCCGCAGGCTCCACAGACCCCACAGCCCTGACCCCGCGGACCCTGCAGAACCCACAGACCCCAGAGCCACAGACCCCATAGATCCCACAGACTCCACAGCCCTGACCCCGCAGACCCCCTAGACCCCAAAGCCCGGGTCCCTGcagacccccccagcccagacCCCGCACACCCCGCAGCGCAGCCCCGCACTCCGGGTTCCTGCAGGGAGCGCTGTGTCTCCGCAGCTGCACCGCCCGCACCGCCCCGTCCAGCTCCGCCCACCCCTGGCGGTACCGCGGAGGCGGAGCGGGGCAGCACCGAGCCGGTGTCACCGGGATCCCAGCAGTACCGAGGATGGGGTGTTACTGCTGCTCTGTAACAACGGTACCGCGAGATGAGCCGAGGGACGGCCCCAAAATCAGACGGAAAATGagattaaagaaataaagtggcacttccctccctccccccccgcccccctttttttttgttgcgtgcgtgttttgttttgtagttttttttctgtttttgttttgcttattggtttgtttttttttttgtttgttttgtttttttgtttttgctttttttttggttttttttcggttttttggttttgtttattgttttgttctttggggtgagggtggtggagtccccatccctggagaattgaaaaggcatttggagctggtccttaaggccATGGGTTAGGAGTTGGCTGTGGTGTTGGTGCAAGGTTGGGCTGaatgagcttggaggtctcttccaagctcaCCATTCTGTGCTGaacccctgtgccaggtttcccagggaagctgtggctgccccatccctggcagtgtctcaggtcaggttggatggggcttggagcaacctgggctggtgggaggtgtccctgcccatggaaaggggttgggactgggggagctttaaggtcccttccaacccaaaccattccctgattctatgatgctaaaAATGtcagaggttgcccagggaggtgtttgaggcctcttccctggggatgttcaaggtgaggtttgaggaagctctgagcaccctgaggGTGTCCCTGTCAAGTGGAAGATCTCCAGtggtccctcccaacccaaccctATCCCACCCAACCCACCTCACCCAACCTcacccaacccaaccccaccCAAACCCCACCCCACTGTGGTTTTATGACTCTCAAC
This region includes:
- the API5 gene encoding apoptosis inhibitor 5 isoform X2; translated protein: MPTVEELYRNYGILADATETAGQHKDAYQAILDGVKGGAKEKRLAAQFIPKFFKHFPELADSAINAQLDLCEDEDVSIRRQAIKELPQFATGDNLPRVADILTQLLQSDDSAEFNLVNNALLSIFKMDAKGTLGGLFSQILQGEDIVRERAIKFLSTKLKTLPEEVMTKEVEEFILTESKKVLEDVTGEEFVLFMKILSGLKSLQTVSGRQQLVELVAEQADLEQTFNPADPDCVDRLLQCTRQAVPLFSKNVHSTKFVTYFCEHVLPNLSSLTTPVEGLDIQLEVLKLLAEMSSFCGDMEKLESNLKKLFDKLLEYMPLPPEEAENGENAGNEEPKLQFSYVECLLYSFHQLGRKLPDFLTAKLNAEKLKDFKIRLQYFARGLQVYIRQLRLALQGKTGEALKTEENKIKVVALKITNNINVLIKDLFHIPPSYKSTVTLSWKPVQKADPSQKRASEDTTSSSPPKKASAGPKRDARQIYNPPSGKYSSNLGSFSYAIHSPQTHA
- the API5 gene encoding apoptosis inhibitor 5 isoform X1 yields the protein MPTVEELYRNYGILADATETAGQHKDAYQAILDGVKGGAKEKRLAAQFIPKFFKHFPELADSAINAQLDLCEDEDVSIRRQAIKELPQFATGDNLPRVADILTQLLQSDDSAEFNLVNNALLSIFKMDAKGTLGGLFSQILQGEDIVRERAIKFLSTKLKTLPEEVMTKEVEEFILTESKKVLEDVTGEEFVLFMKILSGLKSLQTVSGRQQLVELVAEQADLEQTFNPADPDCVDRLLQCTRQAVPLFSKNVHSTKFVTYFCEHVLPNLSSLTTPVEGLDIQLEVLKLLAEMSSFCGDMEKLESNLKKLFDKLLEYMPLPPEEAENGENAGNEEPKLQFSYVECLLYSFHQLGRKLPDFLTAKLNAEKLKDFKIRLQYFARGLQVYIRQLRLALQGKTGEALKTEENKIKVVALKITNNINVLIKDLFHIPPSYKSTVTLSWKPVQKADPSQKRASEDTTSSSPPKKASAGPKRDARQIYNPPSGKYSSNLGSFSYEQRGGFRGGRGRGWGGRGNRSRGRIY